CATTAAGAGTGATATTGAAAAACAATACTTAGAAATTCAAAATACGGCTCTGATTTTTGTTACTGCTTCGATTATCGCGGCGGCCATTTCAATAATCGTGGCGGTATTGGTTTCCCGCTCGATCACACAACCGATTGGAGAAATGCGAGAACAAGCAAGGCGAATAGCCAGAGGAGATTATAGTCGTAAGGTGGCTGTTCATGGTAAAGATGAGTTAGGGCAATTGGCTGAAACATTTAATCAACTGGGAGATCGGATCGAAGAAACGCAAGAAGCGATGGAAGCAGAGCGAAATCGGCTAGATAGTGTCTTGTCGCATATGACAGATGGTGTTGTCGCCACCGATCGAAGAGGAAAAGTCATTACGATTAATGAAATGGCAATCAACCTTTTAAATGTCACCAGTGAAGAAGCAGTGGGACATTCGATTTTAGAACTACTAGATATTGAAGAAGATTATACCCTGCGAAAACTTTTGGAAAATCCTGATGAAATGTTAATTTCTCGTGAAGCACCAGATGGCAGTGAAATTATTTTGCGGACGGACTTCTCCATGATTCGGCGTGAATCGGGCTTTATTAGTGGTTTAGTAGCCGTTATGCACGATGTAACCGAACAGGAAAAAACAGAGCAAGAACGCCGGGAGTTTGTATCAAATGTATCCCATGAATTACGGACACCTTTGACCAGTATGCGTAGTTACATTGAAGCTTTGAGTGAAGGTGCTTGGCAAGACAAAGAAATTGCACCAAATTTCTTAAAAGTAACGCTAGATGAAACCGACCGTATGATTCGCATGATCAACGATCTTTTGAATTTATCGCGGATGGATAATGGTAAAAATAATATGCAACTAGAATATATTAATTTTAATGAACTAGTGAATTTTGTTTTGGATCGTTTTGATATGATGATGAATTCCCAGGATCAAAAGAAAAAATATACAATTCGGCGAGAATTTACCAAACGGGAATTGTGGGTTGAAGTGGATACCGATAAAATGATGCAAGTGATTGATAATATCATGAATAACGCCATCAAGTATTCACCAGACGGCGGCACGATTACTGTTCGTTTGATGGAAACGCATAATAACATCGTCTTGAGCGTTCAAGACAGAGGATTAGGTATTCCAAAAAAAGATTTGCAAAAAGTATTTGATCGTTTTTATCGCGTCGATAAGGCGCGAGCACGAAAACAAGGTGGTACAGGCCTAGGCTTAGCAATTTCAAAAGAAGTAATTAAGTCCCATGGTGGTAGTATTTGGGCTGAAAGTAAAGAAGGCAAAGGCTCTACTTTCTTTATTACATTACCTTATGAACCATATGAGGGGGAATGGTGGGAATGAAAATATCCGAACGTATTATTCGTATCGGTTTGATTTTTTTAATCGCATTAAGTTTTTATCTTTCTTATATGATTTGGTTGAGCCCGACTGCGCGCAGTAATTTGCAAACCAATAAGCAAGCAGAACGGATTGTCAGTACGACCCAGAATATCCGAAAAGCAACCGACATTTTTTTACCGCTACGTTTGGTATGGGTCAATGGTGAAGGCAATATTAAGCAGACATCTACAGACACAATTATTGGGGATGTTCAAAATCTAGTGAATAAAGCTAGTTTTGGTACCCCTGAGAAAAAAAACTATGACAGCGATGAAGAATTTTTTGCTGATGTTGATATTAAAAATGGCGTTGAACTTTCATATTTTGGCCCATTTTTAGTGAAGGAATATGTTGAAATGTTTAATCTAGACTTAGCATTAGATAAATTGCAAGATGTTCATTTTACTAAGGTGCAGCTTGACTTTGACAGTCATCAAATTCGCTTTATTAATATGCGCCGTCATCAAATTGTCGAGGTGCCAGTAACCATTGATGAGCTGAAGATTACGCAAATTGCAAGCCAAGCCGCAGAAAAAAATTGGCTGCAAATGAATGAAGAAAATCGCATCAGTAGTATGCAATACAATACGCAAACGCCGGTCAAATTGAAGCGCTATAGCTATATTGCTTCTAATTTATCTTATACAACATTCCGGGATGCATTTTTCACAAATCCCCAAGATGTAAAAATGAATGAAGAAACTAGCAACCTTGTTTTATATGATGGCACTGAAAATATGAGTATTCAAGAAGACAAGCAGCTCATTGATTTTCGTGGAGAGATTGACTTAAGTGGTGGTGAGGGCGATATCTATTCCCAAAGCTTCAGTTATATCACACGCCTTGGTGCTAATTTGGGAAATTTACGTTATTTTGATCGCGACAAAGATGAAATTACTTACCGTATTTTCGTGGAAGGCTATCCTGTGTTTGGGGATGCTTATCAAGGGGAAGTTAATTTAAAAATAAACGGGGAAAGTAAAACAGATAACGGTGCTTTGCCGGTCCAAATTCTCTCAAGTATGAATGCAATCCAAGTACCGATTCCTTCTGATGAGGTCGTGGAATTACCGCCAAGTCATACGATTATTGAAAACCTGGCTTATATGGGGGTCGATCAAAGTTTGGTTCAATCGCTTGTGATTGCTTATGGTCGCCAAGATCTATCTGCCACTAGTGGTGTTGTAGATTTAGTCCCGATGTGGTATATCCGCTATGATGGTCAGTGGTATTCTTATGATAGTTTAATTGCTAAAATCCAGCAGGAAACGGGGGCGGATTAATTGGATTTTAAAAAAATCGAATGGATCTTCTTCTTAGCTTTTCTGGGTGTGAATATCTTTTTATTTAATATTTATCACGCTACTAAAAATGAAGAAGGTAACGTTTCTAGTACGAATCAAAAAATTGATATCTTACAGCGTTTGGAAGCAGACGAGATTAGTATCAAAGGCAAACTTTCTTCAGAAATAAAAGAAGGATATTATTTGGCTGCGGTACCAACAAATATGAATGAAGCTGTCAATACGGCTAAGGAAAAAAACGGTGCAGCCTTCAACAGCGGGACAAACTTTGTTGGAGAAAATCACAGTCAATTCATTTATACGCCGAGTACGAATTTTTATATTAAAGATAGT
The DNA window shown above is from Enterococcus montenegrensis and carries:
- a CDS encoding YycH family regulatory protein — protein: MKISERIIRIGLIFLIALSFYLSYMIWLSPTARSNLQTNKQAERIVSTTQNIRKATDIFLPLRLVWVNGEGNIKQTSTDTIIGDVQNLVNKASFGTPEKKNYDSDEEFFADVDIKNGVELSYFGPFLVKEYVEMFNLDLALDKLQDVHFTKVQLDFDSHQIRFINMRRHQIVEVPVTIDELKITQIASQAAEKNWLQMNEENRISSMQYNTQTPVKLKRYSYIASNLSYTTFRDAFFTNPQDVKMNEETSNLVLYDGTENMSIQEDKQLIDFRGEIDLSGGEGDIYSQSFSYITRLGANLGNLRYFDRDKDEITYRIFVEGYPVFGDAYQGEVNLKINGESKTDNGALPVQILSSMNAIQVPIPSDEVVELPPSHTIIENLAYMGVDQSLVQSLVIAYGRQDLSATSGVVDLVPMWYIRYDGQWYSYDSLIAKIQQETGAD
- the walK gene encoding cell wall metabolism sensor histidine kinase WalK, with translation MNKKVRFFQSVNFKIALAFILILIISIEIIGAYFIRGLENKTIESFTTSMNRQAASLSGTLGSELSKDNDKETDEADASIQRIIDTNKSGDIIEIRVVDEKGIVRATTNVSDRSARGKKNDYRDIDDLAVKSEMAIDDTTGNRVYINVQPIQSPTGDSIIGAVYIKSDIEKQYLEIQNTALIFVTASIIAAAISIIVAVLVSRSITQPIGEMREQARRIARGDYSRKVAVHGKDELGQLAETFNQLGDRIEETQEAMEAERNRLDSVLSHMTDGVVATDRRGKVITINEMAINLLNVTSEEAVGHSILELLDIEEDYTLRKLLENPDEMLISREAPDGSEIILRTDFSMIRRESGFISGLVAVMHDVTEQEKTEQERREFVSNVSHELRTPLTSMRSYIEALSEGAWQDKEIAPNFLKVTLDETDRMIRMINDLLNLSRMDNGKNNMQLEYINFNELVNFVLDRFDMMMNSQDQKKKYTIRREFTKRELWVEVDTDKMMQVIDNIMNNAIKYSPDGGTITVRLMETHNNIVLSVQDRGLGIPKKDLQKVFDRFYRVDKARARKQGGTGLGLAISKEVIKSHGGSIWAESKEGKGSTFFITLPYEPYEGEWWE